A genomic window from Aphelocoma coerulescens isolate FSJ_1873_10779 chromosome 30, UR_Acoe_1.0, whole genome shotgun sequence includes:
- the LOC138100146 gene encoding LOW QUALITY PROTEIN: N-acetylmuramoyl-L-alanine amidase-like (The sequence of the model RefSeq protein was modified relative to this genomic sequence to represent the inferred CDS: inserted 1 base in 1 codon; deleted 1 base in 1 codon): MFSWLLLVLSICAHPSTGVSPAVPPRHMDSLLNILDALKSLAWGGSPGTAVALGRGLGVCSTPGCRAVXGEPFGTPEHPPVVTPGHWQLLTKLLCHKPVTPELGAVLAPDGSVVALSLLLAGIKVGLRSGGFGLRLPTLDPPADPLLAVTIAEALGTSFLLARGADNNASALGPDGCWDDVENPQNHTLRGPPSPVPDPVAIGALDGVVLGVQLARGPFPVAEQLEGYYRTRNGSEAGRPPSSNQRWDFGALVGQEQLEKEVGAVLGLLRMLSPIPELLRDVGTQQVAAVARWATWEFSERYVECPAIVPRCLWGACPYRGTPSPLRPPLGSVFPHHTLEPARPCRTFGACARAMRDMQRFQQDTRGWDDIGYSFVVGSDGYLYEGQGWHWVGAHTKGYNTKGFCVGIVGDFMATLPDPDTLALVQDQLLPCTVHSGHVQPDFTLRGHCQLGHTDCPGNALFQEIQSCPGFQGTPVAPGLGHPGTSTHHFGETPGATATPQSLAGVTRGGPAMSPAGAAASPPGAGPEEEEEEVRV, from the exons gtgtgtcccctgctgtccccccacGCCACATGGACTCGCTGCTCAACATTCTGGACGCTCTCAAGTCCCTGGCCTGGGGTGGCTCCCCCGGCACTGCTGTggccttggggagggggctgggagtCTGCAGCACCCCGGGCTGCCGGGCAG CTGGTGAGCCCTTTGGGACCCCTGAACACCCCCCGGTTGTCACCCCGGGCCATTGGCAGCTCCTGACCAAGCTCCTCTGCCACAAGCCGGTGACACCGGAGCTCGGGGCGGTGCTGGCCCCTGACGGCTCCGTGGTggccctcagtctcctcctggCCGGCATCAAGGTGGGGCTGAGATCCGGGGGGTTTGGGCTACGCCTCCCCACCCTGGACCCGCCCGCCGACCCCCTCTTGGCTGTCACCATCGCCGAGGCTTTGGGGACATCCTTCCTGCTGGCGCGGGGGGCTGACAACAACGCCAGTGCACTGGGACCTGATGGCTGCTGGGACGATGTggagaacccccaaaatcacaccTTGAGGGGTCCCCCATCTCCTGTCCCCGACCCTGTGGCCATCGGGGCCCTGGATGGGGTGGTCCTGGGTGTGCAGCTGGCCCGGGGACCCTTCCCAGTGGCCGAACAGCTCGAG GGCTACTACAGGACCAGGAATGGCTCggaagcagggagaccccccagCAGTAACCAgcgctgggattttggggcgctGGTGGGACAGGaacagctggagaaggaggtgggggcggttttggggctgCTGAGGATGCTGTCGCCCATCCCGGAGCTGCTGAGGGACGTGGGGACACAGCAGGTGGCGGCCGTGGCTCGTTGGGCGACGTGGGAGTTCAGCGAGCGCTACGTGG AGTGCCCGGCCATCGTGCCCCGCTGCCTGTGGGGGGCCTGTCCCTACCGGGGCACCCCGTCCCCACTGCGGCCCCCGCTGGGCTCGGTGTTCCCGCACCACACCCTGGAGCCGGCGCGGCCCTGCCGGACCTTCGGTGCCTGCGCCCGCGCCATGAGGGACATGCAGCGCTTCCAGCAGGACACCCGCGGCTGGGATGACATTGGCTACAG CTTCGTGGTGGGCTCGGACGGGTACCTGTATGAGggccaggggtggcactgggtgggtgcCCACACCAAGGGCTACAACACCAAAGGCTTCTGCGTTGGCATTGTTGGTGACTTCATGGCCACCCTGCCGGACCCCGACACCCTGGCCCTGGTGCAggatcagctcctgccctgcaccGTCCACTCTGGCCACGTCCAGCCAGACTTCACCCTGCGCGGCCACTGCCAGCTCGGCCACACCGACTGCCCCGGCAACGCCCTCTTCCAGGAGATCCAGAGCTGCCCTGGCTTCCAGGGGACACCAGTGGCCCCGGGGCTCGGG CACCCCGGGACCTCCACCCATCATTTCGGGGAGACTCCAGGAGCCACCGCCACCCCTCAGTCCCTTGCAGGGGTGACCCGCGGTGG